One part of the Polyangiaceae bacterium genome encodes these proteins:
- a CDS encoding oxidoreductase → MRATRTRPRLAVWKFASCDGCQLSLLDCEDELLAITEQVEIAYFLEASRNTSPGPYDVSLVEGSITTHEDERRIQHVREQSKWVVTLGACATAGGIQALRNGRDLQEFASLVYAHPEYLDSLATSTPIAEHIRVDFELRGCPIDKQQLLEVLSALLIGRKPNIAAHSVCVECKLAGNVCVLVSSGEPCLGPITHAGCGALCPSYDRACYGCFGPAEAANPSALSRRLLGEAPPTDQRVDVPRDALVKTARLRRLLQTFNTLAPEFRKESLRHG, encoded by the coding sequence GTGCGAGCCACGCGCACTCGACCACGACTCGCGGTCTGGAAGTTCGCATCCTGTGATGGCTGTCAGTTGTCGCTGCTCGACTGTGAAGACGAGCTCTTGGCGATCACCGAGCAGGTGGAGATCGCCTACTTTCTCGAGGCGAGCCGCAACACCTCGCCTGGGCCCTATGACGTATCGCTGGTCGAAGGCTCCATCACGACGCATGAGGACGAGCGGCGCATCCAGCACGTCCGCGAACAGTCGAAGTGGGTCGTGACGCTCGGCGCATGCGCGACCGCCGGCGGTATCCAGGCGCTGAGAAACGGGCGAGACCTTCAGGAGTTCGCCTCGTTGGTGTACGCCCACCCGGAGTACCTGGATAGCTTGGCGACGTCGACGCCCATCGCCGAACATATCCGCGTGGATTTCGAGCTACGGGGCTGCCCCATCGACAAGCAGCAGCTGCTCGAGGTGCTGAGCGCGCTGCTCATCGGCCGCAAGCCGAACATCGCTGCGCACAGCGTCTGCGTCGAGTGCAAGCTCGCGGGCAACGTCTGTGTCCTCGTGAGTAGCGGTGAGCCGTGCCTCGGTCCCATCACCCACGCCGGATGTGGCGCGTTGTGCCCAAGCTACGATCGAGCCTGCTACGGCTGCTTCGGCCCAGCTGAAGCAGCCAACCCGAGCGCGCTGAGCCGTCGGCTATTGGGCGAGGCACCGCCCACAGACCAGCGCGTTGATGTCCCCAGAGACGCACTGGTGAAAACGGCCCGGCTGAGGCGCCTGCTGCAAACCTTCAACACCCTGGCACCGGAGTTCCGGAAGGAGAGCCTACGTCATGGCTAG
- a CDS encoding cyclic nucleotide-binding domain-containing protein, with translation MENLERVVKAHPFAADLPQEHLSVLACCARNVRRPTGEFLFKEGNEAGRFYLIRKGRVALEVHVPGRGAIQVESVGAGGVLGFSWLFPEHRWTLDARAMESVVALEFDATCLLPKMDQDPALGYALIKPLTRELYKRLSRVRLSRLDVYGDGKAGAP, from the coding sequence ATGGAAAACCTGGAACGAGTTGTCAAAGCACACCCCTTCGCCGCAGACCTGCCCCAGGAGCACTTGTCGGTGCTGGCCTGCTGCGCGCGCAACGTAAGGCGGCCGACGGGTGAGTTCCTATTCAAAGAAGGCAATGAAGCCGGGCGTTTCTATTTGATCCGCAAGGGCAGAGTTGCCCTCGAGGTGCACGTCCCAGGTCGCGGCGCGATTCAAGTGGAGAGCGTAGGCGCGGGTGGCGTGTTGGGCTTCTCCTGGCTATTCCCCGAACACCGCTGGACCCTGGACGCACGCGCGATGGAGAGCGTCGTCGCCCTGGAGTTCGACGCGACCTGTTTGCTCCCAAAGATGGATCAGGACCCGGCACTCGGCTACGCGTTGATCAAGCCGCTCACGCGCGAGCTCTACAAGCGCCTGAGCCGCGTGCGGTTGAGTCGACTCGACGTGTACGGTGACGGGAAGGCAGGTGCACCGTGA
- a CDS encoding sulfatase, translating into MPDPRPPVLSVRAWLLRHVRLGCALGCVLALADLILVPWVGVPELGAVGPLTWRLRILGAALTVGMSVVLALLLATLSVLGLRWRATRILAISLSSSIATVFVAAHIVGLVVRLMSGSFVTLGGLEFVMGSVSHFADAAFVGYARYTYPLFIAALGLGVSLALYLRRPAQGAGSAFRQVLPEGVVVVSLAAAVLFAGVGDSMRGVWRTTPELALIGSLDPRWTLPKAADPQAAKLDVEPGLPQTSGRLWEQAVKRIRDDGAARPKVLFLMLESVGIDHLGYNGYTRGATPNLDRIAARSARFRKVWTTATHSNYAQPAALSSLFPRRGSALDMYARLDYPRMLYHDVFYRLGYQPVTISSQDETWQGMLRFQTTDTPVSYWHAKDYKGPHVYTGSEHVVPDHATALRVSDYIREHQAERWSLYVNFQMTHFPYVLPEGAKKPYQPSDPQGTFNYLYYGEEDLERVKNRYDNALHYVDQQIGVLERALEESGQLEDTLWVITSDHGEAFYQHGGVTHGKTLYDEEARVPLLFHWPGHVKPRDIDEPTSHLDILPTLLDLVDVPAHPSHQGRSMASLMQPAVDPVISSDDTGRRGVFVNIQGIRNADGLVCWPWKLVLERSGQQVMLFNLENDPGEQSNRVIQDSRIATQLASALETQMTAQSRYHKRKSNVRKTHYQPRLLACPELPGVRRAELAQ; encoded by the coding sequence GTGCCTGACCCTCGTCCCCCAGTCTTGAGCGTCCGCGCGTGGCTCCTGCGCCATGTCCGCCTGGGCTGCGCCCTTGGCTGCGTGCTGGCGCTTGCGGACTTGATCCTCGTGCCGTGGGTTGGCGTGCCAGAGCTCGGCGCGGTGGGGCCTCTCACTTGGCGGCTGCGGATCCTGGGCGCGGCGCTGACGGTGGGGATGAGCGTGGTGCTCGCGCTGCTGCTGGCGACCCTGAGCGTGCTCGGATTGCGCTGGCGGGCGACGCGGATTCTGGCGATCAGCCTGAGTAGCAGCATCGCCACCGTGTTCGTCGCTGCTCACATCGTGGGCCTCGTCGTGCGCTTGATGAGCGGTTCGTTCGTCACCCTCGGTGGCCTCGAGTTCGTGATGGGTAGCGTGAGCCACTTCGCGGATGCCGCGTTCGTAGGCTACGCGCGCTACACCTATCCGTTGTTCATCGCCGCGTTGGGTTTGGGGGTGAGCCTGGCGCTTTACCTCCGCCGTCCAGCGCAAGGCGCCGGTTCGGCCTTCCGCCAGGTGCTTCCGGAGGGCGTCGTCGTCGTCAGTCTCGCGGCGGCCGTGCTGTTTGCTGGAGTCGGTGACAGCATGCGTGGGGTCTGGCGTACCACCCCGGAGCTTGCCTTGATCGGCTCGCTGGATCCGCGCTGGACGCTGCCCAAAGCCGCAGATCCCCAGGCTGCGAAACTGGATGTCGAGCCGGGGCTACCGCAGACCAGCGGTAGACTCTGGGAGCAAGCCGTCAAGCGCATTCGCGACGACGGCGCCGCGCGCCCAAAGGTGCTGTTCCTGATGCTCGAGTCGGTGGGTATCGACCACTTGGGCTACAACGGATACACCCGGGGTGCGACGCCCAACCTCGATCGCATCGCCGCCCGCAGCGCGCGTTTCCGCAAGGTTTGGACAACCGCGACGCACTCCAACTACGCGCAGCCCGCTGCGCTATCGTCGCTGTTTCCCCGTCGTGGGTCGGCGCTCGACATGTACGCGCGCCTCGATTACCCGCGCATGCTCTACCACGATGTATTCTACCGCTTGGGCTACCAACCGGTGACCATCAGCTCCCAAGACGAGACCTGGCAGGGCATGTTGCGCTTCCAGACGACGGATACCCCCGTCAGCTACTGGCACGCCAAAGACTACAAGGGCCCCCACGTCTACACCGGCAGCGAACATGTGGTCCCCGACCACGCCACCGCGCTGCGCGTGAGCGACTACATTCGCGAACATCAAGCCGAGCGCTGGTCGTTGTACGTCAACTTCCAGATGACCCACTTCCCGTACGTGCTGCCAGAGGGGGCGAAGAAGCCGTACCAGCCGTCGGATCCCCAGGGAACCTTCAACTACCTCTACTACGGCGAAGAAGACCTCGAGCGGGTGAAGAACCGCTACGACAACGCTCTACACTACGTCGACCAGCAAATCGGAGTGTTGGAGCGCGCGCTCGAGGAGAGCGGCCAGCTTGAGGACACGCTGTGGGTGATCACGAGCGACCACGGCGAAGCGTTCTACCAGCACGGCGGGGTCACCCACGGCAAGACACTGTACGACGAAGAGGCGCGGGTCCCCCTCCTGTTCCACTGGCCCGGCCACGTGAAGCCGCGCGATATCGACGAGCCGACCAGCCACTTGGACATCCTGCCGACGCTGCTCGACTTGGTGGACGTGCCGGCGCACCCGTCTCACCAAGGCCGCAGCATGGCGAGCTTGATGCAGCCCGCGGTGGATCCGGTCATCTCGAGTGACGACACGGGGCGCCGGGGCGTGTTCGTCAATATCCAAGGGATCCGCAACGCGGATGGCCTGGTGTGTTGGCCTTGGAAGCTGGTGCTCGAACGCAGCGGTCAGCAGGTGATGCTCTTCAACCTGGAGAATGATCCGGGGGAGCAGTCCAACCGGGTGATTCAGGACTCGCGTATCGCGACGCAGCTCGCCAGCGCCCTCGAGACCCAGATGACCGCTCAGAGTCGCTACCACAAGCGCAAGAGCAACGTGCGCAAGACGCACTATCAGCCGCGCTTGCTCGCATGCCCAGAGCTGCCCGGCGTGCGCCGCGCCGAGCTGGCTCAGTGA
- a CDS encoding nickel-dependent hydrogenase large subunit → MASRTLEVDFLTRVEGEGALRIELDGAEPKRIELRIFEPPRFFESLLRGRDQHEAPDITSRICGICPVAYITSACAALEQAHGIQLRAEHVALRRLLYTGEWIESHGLHVFMLHLPDFLGLPDAMTLAKQEPTLVKNALRIKKVGNSLVRVLGGREIHPINTRVGGFYKAPEAAALAELLSELAWAEQATLEALERLAELEFPSLERDYELVALHAPDRYAIESGRIRSSSGLDIDVSDYTQHFHELQRPHSTALHSLMRLTPQSEPREYLCGPLARFVLNHSELPEDLFELAGRAGLEPTCRNPFKSILARTIEIAFACREAARIIRAYEPPSEPSVPLPPAADAVEGHGASEAPRGLLYHRYRVDTDGLITEAQIVPPTSQNQGSIERDLWDLAPELGRLPLEEATLLAERAIRNHDPCISCATHFLNLEIRRA, encoded by the coding sequence ATGGCTAGCCGCACGCTGGAAGTCGACTTTCTGACGCGGGTCGAAGGCGAAGGCGCGCTCCGCATCGAGCTAGACGGCGCGGAGCCCAAACGCATCGAGCTCCGCATCTTCGAACCGCCGCGCTTCTTCGAATCGCTGCTTCGGGGCCGCGACCAACACGAAGCTCCCGACATCACCTCGCGCATCTGCGGTATTTGCCCCGTCGCCTACATCACGAGCGCCTGTGCGGCGCTCGAACAAGCCCACGGGATCCAACTCCGCGCGGAACACGTCGCGCTCAGGCGCTTGCTCTACACCGGGGAGTGGATCGAGAGCCACGGCCTGCATGTATTCATGCTGCACCTCCCAGACTTTCTCGGGTTGCCCGATGCGATGACTCTGGCAAAGCAAGAGCCAACGCTGGTCAAAAACGCGCTGCGCATCAAGAAGGTCGGCAACAGCTTGGTGCGCGTGCTCGGAGGGCGCGAGATTCATCCGATCAACACTCGAGTCGGCGGCTTCTACAAGGCACCCGAGGCCGCCGCACTCGCTGAGCTGCTGAGCGAGCTTGCGTGGGCAGAACAGGCGACCCTCGAGGCTCTAGAGCGCCTGGCCGAGCTCGAGTTCCCGAGCCTCGAGCGCGACTACGAGCTCGTCGCCCTACACGCCCCGGATCGCTACGCGATCGAATCCGGGAGGATCCGTTCGAGCAGCGGCCTTGATATCGACGTGTCTGACTACACCCAGCACTTCCACGAGCTACAGCGGCCCCACTCGACGGCGCTGCACTCGTTGATGAGGCTCACCCCACAGAGCGAGCCACGGGAGTACCTGTGCGGGCCGCTGGCGCGCTTCGTCTTGAACCACTCCGAGCTTCCTGAAGATCTATTCGAGCTTGCCGGGCGCGCCGGGCTCGAGCCGACTTGCCGAAATCCGTTCAAGAGCATCCTGGCGCGCACGATCGAGATCGCCTTCGCCTGCCGGGAAGCCGCGCGCATCATCCGTGCCTACGAGCCCCCGAGTGAACCCAGCGTCCCGCTCCCTCCAGCAGCGGACGCAGTCGAGGGACATGGCGCCAGCGAGGCCCCACGCGGGCTGCTCTACCATCGTTACCGCGTGGATACAGACGGCCTGATCACGGAAGCGCAAATCGTGCCTCCTACCTCACAGAACCAGGGGAGCATCGAGCGCGACCTGTGGGACCTGGCGCCAGAACTTGGACGCCTGCCCCTGGAGGAAGCCACGCTGCTCGCCGAGCGGGCAATCCGCAATCATGACCCGTGTATTTCGTGCGCGACGCACTTCTTGAACCTGGAGATCCGGCGCGCATGA
- a CDS encoding hydrogenase maturation protease, producing the protein MKVTIVGLGNAARGDDGVGPRVIDALTSAALPKDTFLARAADGAALLELLEPNRAYVLVDAVAAPEQVGALHCFEPHELRPGAGPLSRSSTSSHALGVAESLGIATALEQVNPQRVRLLGIAIDPRQVMLGAALSPELERVIPHAGAEALTIAARLRDA; encoded by the coding sequence ATGAAGGTGACCATCGTGGGGCTCGGAAACGCAGCGCGCGGAGACGACGGCGTTGGCCCGCGGGTGATCGACGCGCTCACTTCCGCAGCGTTGCCGAAGGACACGTTCCTAGCTCGAGCAGCTGATGGTGCCGCGCTGCTCGAGCTACTCGAACCGAATCGAGCCTATGTGCTCGTCGACGCGGTCGCCGCCCCGGAGCAAGTGGGCGCGCTGCACTGCTTCGAGCCCCACGAGCTCAGGCCTGGCGCCGGCCCGCTGAGTCGTAGCAGCACATCCAGCCACGCACTGGGCGTCGCCGAGAGCCTCGGTATCGCCACGGCGCTCGAGCAAGTGAACCCGCAGCGCGTGCGGCTCCTGGGAATCGCCATCGACCCGCGGCAAGTGATGCTCGGGGCGGCTCTCAGCCCTGAGCTCGAGCGCGTCATTCCCCATGCGGGCGCCGAGGCCCTGACCATTGCCGCGAGGTTACGCGATGCATGA
- a CDS encoding hydrogenase maturation nickel metallochaperone HypA produces MHEASLSKALLEAVLKSAAEAGAKRVRHVRGFVAETETLNAESLKLHFVALAQGTAAEAAALDLSVTHVRARCEQCATVYLPEAHVLMCPRCDSTNASLLDQVGVGVTSIDIDDDSSASEPTRSPG; encoded by the coding sequence ATGCATGAGGCGAGCTTGTCCAAAGCGCTGCTGGAGGCCGTGCTGAAGAGCGCCGCCGAGGCCGGAGCGAAGCGCGTGCGTCACGTGCGCGGTTTCGTTGCCGAGACGGAGACATTGAACGCGGAGAGCCTGAAGCTCCACTTCGTGGCCCTGGCCCAAGGCACCGCCGCTGAAGCCGCGGCGCTTGACCTCAGCGTGACTCACGTGCGGGCCCGCTGCGAGCAATGCGCTACCGTGTACCTGCCCGAGGCTCACGTGTTGATGTGTCCGCGTTGCGACTCGACCAACGCAAGCCTACTCGACCAAGTCGGCGTCGGGGTGACCAGCATCGACATCGATGACGACAGCTCGGCGTCGGAGCCGACGCGGAGCCCAGGGTGA
- a CDS encoding FAD/NAD(P)-binding protein translates to MSLPRLVSPGQLKSDPWQPTAVRISRAWRELADVVTLELESPPGFAFEPGQFNMLYAFGVGEIPVSISSHPATPERLLHTIRDVGAVSHALCELPAGTQLGLRGPFGSGWPISELEGRDVVVISGGLGLAPLRPALLGLLKNRERYGRVCLLVGARSPADVLFPTDLAEWQASGALEVLLTVDHAPSGWSGLAGVQSQVGVVTQLLHDPSFLEGFDAAKTAVLSCGPDVMFRFAGRELDLLGVARSAQYVSLERSMKCALGFCGHCQYGSLLVCKQGPVVPVSRIERWQGVREA, encoded by the coding sequence GTGAGCCTCCCGAGACTTGTTTCCCCAGGGCAACTCAAATCGGACCCGTGGCAACCGACCGCAGTACGCATTTCGCGTGCTTGGCGAGAGCTCGCGGATGTGGTGACCTTGGAGCTCGAATCGCCTCCAGGGTTCGCCTTCGAGCCTGGCCAGTTCAACATGCTCTACGCGTTCGGCGTGGGGGAGATCCCGGTGTCCATCAGCTCGCACCCGGCGACCCCTGAACGGTTGCTCCACACGATTCGTGACGTCGGCGCGGTGAGCCATGCGCTCTGCGAGTTGCCAGCGGGGACTCAGCTGGGGCTGCGCGGACCGTTCGGCTCTGGATGGCCCATCAGCGAGCTCGAAGGACGGGACGTGGTGGTGATCTCTGGTGGCCTCGGGCTTGCGCCCCTGCGCCCCGCGCTGCTCGGACTGCTGAAGAACCGCGAGCGCTATGGGCGAGTGTGCTTGCTCGTCGGCGCTCGGAGTCCTGCGGATGTCTTGTTCCCCACGGATCTAGCGGAGTGGCAGGCGAGCGGTGCCCTTGAGGTGCTGCTCACGGTAGACCACGCCCCGAGCGGCTGGAGTGGCCTAGCGGGCGTCCAAAGCCAGGTCGGCGTCGTGACCCAGCTGCTACACGATCCGAGCTTCTTGGAAGGGTTCGACGCAGCCAAGACAGCGGTCCTGTCCTGTGGACCGGACGTGATGTTTCGCTTCGCGGGACGCGAGCTGGACCTCCTCGGCGTGGCCCGTAGCGCACAGTACGTGTCCCTGGAGCGCAGCATGAAGTGCGCCCTCGGCTTTTGCGGACACTGCCAGTACGGCTCGCTGCTCGTCTGCAAGCAAGGGCCAGTCGTGCCGGTCTCGCGCATCGAACGCTGGCAAGGAGTGCGTGAGGCGTGA
- a CDS encoding SRPBCC domain-containing protein yields MDLKTEIEIDATPECVWKVLTDFKEYPNWNPLITSIWGPLVVGSKLTLAVAQPGGREMTWHPTVTRIDEGVELRWLGRFLFRGLFDGEQFFRLEPLDGGRTRLIHGEHFSGLLTERFSRRMPNTARGFAAMNQALRRRAERLN; encoded by the coding sequence ATGGACCTGAAGACCGAAATCGAAATCGACGCGACCCCCGAGTGCGTCTGGAAGGTGCTCACCGACTTCAAGGAGTATCCCAACTGGAACCCGCTGATCACGAGCATCTGGGGGCCGTTGGTGGTCGGTTCCAAGCTCACGCTCGCCGTTGCACAGCCTGGTGGTCGCGAGATGACCTGGCACCCGACGGTGACGCGTATCGACGAGGGCGTGGAGCTGAGATGGCTCGGCCGCTTCCTCTTCCGTGGGCTCTTCGATGGCGAGCAGTTCTTCCGACTCGAGCCGCTCGACGGAGGCCGCACGCGACTGATCCACGGTGAGCACTTCAGCGGCCTCTTGACGGAGCGCTTCTCGCGTCGCATGCCCAACACAGCCCGTGGATTCGCGGCGATGAACCAAGCGCTGCGTCGCCGCGCGGAAAGACTGAACTAG
- a CDS encoding 4Fe-4S dicluster domain-containing protein, with protein sequence MAPSTPDSREVDSPRLLDEAALGELLEALRGDGYQLLGPRRVGQVIDYAPLERADELPQGIGAEQSPGRYRLLEHTGSDAHARFAYAAPASSFKRHFFAPKLVLLRAKRSEDSESFRVLSAQTDAPPKLALIGARACDLHAIVMQDHILGGASGRGPADTDYVARRSDVFVVAVNCGHPASTCFCTSTGTGPRAKEYFDVALSELTNVTGVRYLARAGSDRGAALLERLTTTLPGAEELTQEADLLQRAEASIERALPLEGLAAALQQNLESPIWTQIAERCLSCSNCTLACPTCFCSSVEDSSSFDGQSAERSRRWDSCFTADHSYVHGGSVRSQTSSRYRQWLTHKLATWREQLGAEASVPHESADASGCVGCGRCITWCPAGIDITREARRLRDPDGQSTEGTRG encoded by the coding sequence ATGGCTCCCTCGACCCCCGACTCTCGCGAGGTGGACTCACCACGGCTGTTAGACGAAGCCGCGCTTGGTGAGCTGCTCGAAGCGCTGCGTGGCGACGGCTACCAACTGCTCGGCCCGCGTCGCGTCGGCCAAGTGATCGACTACGCGCCGCTAGAGCGGGCCGATGAATTGCCACAGGGAATTGGAGCAGAGCAGAGTCCGGGTCGCTATCGTCTACTGGAGCACACAGGGTCCGATGCTCACGCGCGTTTTGCGTACGCCGCGCCAGCGAGCTCTTTCAAGCGTCACTTCTTTGCACCGAAGCTGGTTTTGCTACGCGCCAAGCGCAGCGAAGACAGCGAGAGCTTTCGCGTGCTCTCCGCGCAAACGGACGCGCCCCCGAAGCTCGCACTGATCGGCGCGCGCGCCTGCGATTTGCACGCAATCGTGATGCAAGATCACATCTTGGGCGGTGCCAGCGGTCGCGGCCCCGCAGACACGGACTACGTAGCCCGGCGGTCGGATGTGTTCGTCGTGGCGGTCAACTGTGGCCACCCGGCCAGCACTTGCTTCTGCACGTCGACCGGCACCGGCCCGCGGGCGAAGGAGTATTTCGATGTCGCGCTCAGCGAGCTCACGAACGTCACAGGGGTTCGCTATCTGGCGCGCGCGGGCAGCGACCGCGGCGCGGCGCTCCTCGAGAGGCTGACCACGACGCTCCCAGGCGCAGAGGAGCTGACGCAGGAAGCAGACCTGCTGCAACGCGCAGAGGCAAGCATCGAACGTGCACTGCCGCTTGAAGGTCTGGCCGCGGCGCTGCAGCAGAACCTCGAGAGTCCTATCTGGACGCAGATCGCCGAGCGCTGCCTGAGCTGCAGCAACTGCACCCTCGCCTGCCCGACCTGTTTCTGTTCCAGCGTCGAAGACTCGAGCAGCTTTGACGGACAAAGCGCCGAGCGCTCTCGGCGCTGGGACTCGTGCTTCACGGCAGACCACTCGTACGTGCACGGAGGCAGCGTCCGGTCGCAGACTAGCTCCCGCTACCGCCAGTGGCTCACTCACAAGCTCGCCACGTGGCGTGAACAGCTGGGGGCGGAGGCTTCGGTTCCCCACGAAAGCGCCGACGCCAGTGGGTGCGTGGGTTGTGGGCGGTGCATCACCTGGTGTCCGGCAGGTATCGACATCACCCGCGAGGCGAGGCGACTGAGGGACCCAGACGGGCAGTCCACGGAAGGCACACGAGGCTGA
- a CDS encoding retinol dehydrogenase, translating to MKIGILLNPNSRKNRRQSEAAAERLQNLKSRVGDLGHVVETQSTDELRVAIEELVADGVEYLVSDGGDGALHWALNEVRRLRGDAGLIPIVPTCGGTIDFVARKVGVEGTQDEIVERLIQRAERKQAPRVIHLDSLRLSGTGEQNAEFDRLGFALAAGGVGQRFFDHYYSSADPSPATIVAIVLRTVASYALGALRVPRTETLQGYAEQLFRPTLAEVDLDGERLRTTEQGALHAGAFDVSLGGVFRVFPLAAEPGQLHFQAGAITPLEIIAALPDLVRGGAIRSANLREIAGTEMNIRALGDELLAPIIDGEQFTGLRSLSVTPGPQVPIAIV from the coding sequence ATGAAGATTGGCATCCTCCTCAACCCCAACTCCCGCAAGAACCGTCGCCAGAGCGAAGCGGCAGCCGAGCGTCTCCAAAACCTGAAGTCCCGCGTGGGCGATTTAGGTCACGTTGTCGAGACGCAGTCGACCGATGAGCTGCGAGTCGCGATCGAAGAGCTGGTCGCCGATGGGGTGGAGTACCTCGTGAGCGACGGAGGTGACGGCGCGCTGCACTGGGCGCTGAACGAAGTGCGACGCTTGCGCGGCGACGCCGGGCTGATCCCAATCGTGCCCACCTGCGGTGGGACCATCGACTTCGTCGCCCGCAAGGTGGGGGTGGAAGGCACCCAAGACGAGATCGTGGAGCGGCTGATCCAGCGCGCCGAGCGCAAGCAGGCGCCGAGGGTCATTCATCTGGATAGCCTGAGACTGTCCGGGACGGGCGAGCAAAACGCCGAGTTCGATCGCCTTGGATTCGCGCTGGCGGCCGGTGGTGTTGGCCAGCGCTTCTTCGATCACTACTACTCGTCTGCGGATCCCAGCCCCGCGACGATCGTCGCCATCGTGCTGCGCACCGTCGCGTCCTACGCGCTCGGGGCGCTTCGAGTGCCCCGCACGGAAACGCTCCAGGGCTACGCCGAACAGCTGTTCCGGCCGACTCTCGCGGAGGTCGATCTCGACGGCGAACGTTTGCGCACGACCGAACAAGGTGCGCTCCACGCGGGCGCATTCGACGTCTCGCTGGGCGGCGTGTTCCGAGTGTTTCCGTTGGCCGCGGAACCAGGCCAACTGCACTTCCAAGCGGGCGCCATCACGCCGCTCGAGATCATCGCGGCGCTGCCGGATCTAGTGCGCGGAGGCGCCATTCGGAGCGCCAACCTGCGGGAGATCGCCGGCACAGAAATGAACATTCGCGCACTCGGCGACGAGCTGCTCGCACCGATCATCGACGGCGAGCAGTTCACGGGTTTGCGTAGCCTGAGCGTCACACCGGGGCCCCAAGTGCCCATCGCCATCGTTTGA
- a CDS encoding HEAT repeat domain-containing protein, producing the protein MSRIGFLRSIASGSSIAVFLLAFGCNESKSTDAAPSASASAVALTGVQAWLADESKPLTADVYEQFVLDLSKCELNERGIDPRCEAYRDLKKARSRNTSLKDIAGLNAAVGKKLITHESPAVRWQAAQLLKSVFGSTPAVQELVLKAAEKEKEPAVLISLVRVVGSQHRDNAKIKELLLKLADHDSEHVRQEAMSWFLTPFGKGVEGTFEKVLEHVENDKSMNVRRFLCGRLYGSEDERAVPVFEKYLNEKETDPKLYEGCWQGVISAWTGFPKPENPSKKAYELTLKVLEKKPRTRTSPPWTSFRNLRAAKADFPERDKTSQAWLEKVKPWYKVDRLLKALDSIAVDREAYWMTRTAALDVMRDLGVDQKKFEALEKKYEKAENDDVHVKRKIQEILRRMQSPVDDKAGHWVGRPGGPPPDGRMPPGTRGPHADDPAPDGPNPRGNPHARPNPHAPANPHAPPQ; encoded by the coding sequence ATGTCTCGCATCGGGTTTCTTCGAAGCATCGCTAGCGGTTCGTCGATCGCAGTGTTCCTGCTTGCGTTCGGCTGCAACGAGTCGAAGTCGACTGACGCCGCACCTAGCGCGAGCGCGAGCGCGGTGGCGCTCACCGGCGTTCAGGCTTGGCTGGCTGATGAGTCCAAGCCTCTCACGGCGGATGTCTATGAGCAGTTTGTGCTGGACCTCTCCAAGTGTGAGCTGAACGAACGCGGAATCGACCCGCGCTGCGAGGCCTATCGTGACCTCAAGAAGGCGCGCAGTCGGAATACCTCGCTCAAGGATATCGCGGGCCTGAACGCTGCGGTGGGCAAGAAGCTCATCACCCACGAGAGCCCCGCGGTGCGTTGGCAAGCCGCGCAGCTCCTGAAGTCTGTGTTTGGCAGCACGCCGGCAGTGCAGGAGCTGGTGCTGAAGGCCGCAGAAAAGGAGAAGGAGCCCGCGGTGCTGATCTCCCTGGTGCGAGTCGTTGGGTCACAACATCGGGACAACGCGAAGATCAAGGAGCTGCTGCTCAAGCTCGCGGATCATGACTCCGAGCACGTTCGCCAGGAGGCGATGAGCTGGTTTCTGACGCCGTTCGGCAAGGGCGTCGAGGGCACGTTCGAGAAGGTGCTGGAGCACGTTGAGAACGACAAGTCGATGAACGTGCGTCGCTTCCTCTGCGGGCGCCTATACGGCAGCGAAGATGAGCGTGCTGTCCCCGTTTTTGAGAAGTACTTGAACGAGAAGGAGACCGACCCGAAGCTCTACGAGGGCTGCTGGCAAGGCGTAATCAGCGCCTGGACGGGCTTCCCAAAGCCTGAAAATCCCAGCAAGAAGGCCTACGAGCTGACGCTGAAGGTGCTCGAGAAGAAGCCTCGTACCCGCACCTCGCCGCCGTGGACCAGCTTCCGTAATCTCCGCGCGGCAAAGGCGGACTTTCCGGAGCGAGACAAGACGAGCCAGGCCTGGCTGGAGAAGGTGAAGCCTTGGTACAAGGTGGACCGCTTGCTCAAGGCCCTGGACAGCATCGCCGTCGACCGCGAAGCGTACTGGATGACACGCACCGCGGCTCTGGACGTCATGCGCGATCTGGGAGTCGATCAAAAGAAGTTCGAGGCGCTGGAGAAGAAGTACGAGAAGGCCGAGAACGACGACGTCCACGTGAAGCGCAAGATCCAGGAGATCCTACGCCGCATGCAGTCGCCGGTGGACGACAAGGCCGGACACTGGGTGGGGCGCCCAGGCGGACCGCCGCCCGACGGTCGGATGCCTCCGGGAACGCGAGGCCCCCACGCCGACGACCCGGCGCCCGATGGGCCGAATCCTCGCGGAAACCCACACGCCCGCCCAAATCCCCACGCACCAGCGAATCCTCACGCGCCGCCTCAGTAA